TTATTTCATCAACGGCCATCTCCTGTCCTTCCAGGTTATTGCGGCCATACTTGGCAGCCCCCCCACTCAGAGGCCCGGTATAGCCGATGTTGATGGTTTCCGCCGGTGCAACTCGGGCTGGGCCAAAAACCAATAACCCGAAAATGCATAGAAGAGAAACTATGAAAACCAGTCTTTTTTTTCGATTCATACCTCCTCCTTTCCTACAAGATTTTTTCTTTGTCTTTGCCTCTTACCATTTCCCGACCAGGCTGTCAATAAAAAAGCCAGGCGCCCTCTCCGCCCGGACCGGAGTACCACCAGGAATGAAAACGCAACCTTTAAAAATGAGGGTGGGCAAGAAAAGACAACGGAAAACATCCTTAAAGTTCAAGATAGGCCGAAAGCCTGGATAAAGGCTTCCACATCCTGCCGGATAAAGGCTGCCAGGGTCAAGTTCCTATTTTCTAAAAGTTCATTCATATCCAAAAAAATTTCTACGAAGGCGGCTTTTTGGATTTCGTGGCTTTCCCAAAAGATGGCTTCGTAATTGTTCTTGCCTAAAATCCCTTGCTGATAATTTTTATAGGCAACCTGGCTGGAGTGGGCTAGAACCGCTTCTACTTTTCTTTTGATGATGGGGGTAATGTCCCGCACAATCCTCCTGCGCACTCCCCAAAAGCACCCCCAGAGACTGTATCCCAGAAGGTTGGGTTTCAAATTGGAATCCATCCGCAGGGCTTCGATGCTCAACTGGGTGCAAAGTTGATGGGTCAAGTGGCGTTCGTAAGGAGCCGGCAGGAAAACTTCCTCCGGACAGATAAGTTGAAAGATCCTTATCAAGGTTTCCTCCACTTCCTGTTTCACTCCCCCGGCCAATTCTCCACTCCGCTTTTCCAGAAAGAAACCGCCCACGGCTCCTACGGCCCTTAAGGCCGTCAGCGCTTCTTTTTTTCTTAGAGCCGCCATCTCATCATCGGAAATATTTTTATCTTTTCGGGGACTGTTGCGGCCGTCCGTGATATAAACCGCAAAAACTCCTTTTCCCTGATGAGACGCTGCGGCCATCGTGCCCCCCGCGCCTAACACATCGTCATCCGGATGGGGCGCAATGACCAAAATATTGTTTTTTCGCCCTCGATAATCTTCCAGGGATATCCCTTCTTGGACTGCTATGAACTTTTTTTCCCAGGAAACTTCATCCACTTTGTTACCTTCCGTCATTCAAGTTGTTATTATCATTGCAGATTGCTAAGTCTATTTTTCCAACTTCATAATATGATTTTCCCCAAAATTGCTGGCCGCTTAGCGCCGGTCGCCTGGGGAACGTTGGCCGTCATGCCCTGGATCGTCGCATCGGCTAAGAGAGCGAAGGCTACGGCTTCTTTGGCATCCCCCTGAATACCCAATTCGTCTAATGGGCGCACGGGAATAGGGCGGAAAAGATTTACAAGAAAAGCCATGAGGGTTCGGTTGTGCCTTCCTCCGCCAGAGACGAAAATCTCATCCACTTTAAAGCTGGGAAAGATAAACTTCAGGAAACTTCGATGGACTGCCGCCGCGGTAAAGTACGTGGCCGTAGTTATAAGGTCTGCAAACGGCATACCGTTGCCCTGTTCCCACAGGCTCTTTACCAAACCCTCCCCAAAAGTTTCTCTTCCCGTGGACTTGGGTGGTTGGCGTTTTAAATAAGGATGGCGCATCAAATCCCTGAGAAGGTTTTTATCGACCTTTCCCCT
The genomic region above belongs to Deltaproteobacteria bacterium and contains:
- a CDS encoding ethanolamine utilization protein EutJ, translated to MNRKKRLVFIVSLLCIFGLLVFGPARVAPAETINIGYTGPLSGGAAKYGRNNLEGQEMAVDEI
- a CDS encoding PIG-L family deacetylase, which translates into the protein MDEVSWEKKFIAVQEGISLEDYRGRKNNILVIAPHPDDDVLGAGGTMAAASHQGKGVFAVYITDGRNSPRKDKNISDDEMAALRKKEALTALRAVGAVGGFFLEKRSGELAGGVKQEVEETLIRIFQLICPEEVFLPAPYERHLTHQLCTQLSIEALRMDSNLKPNLLGYSLWGCFWGVRRRIVRDITPIIKRKVEAVLAHSSQVAYKNYQQGILGKNNYEAIFWESHEIQKAAFVEIFLDMNELLENRNLTLAAFIRQDVEAFIQAFGLS